In the Sus scrofa isolate TJ Tabasco breed Duroc unplaced genomic scaffold, Sscrofa11.1 Contig1518, whole genome shotgun sequence genome, one interval contains:
- the LOC110258185 gene encoding olfactory receptor 4K14-like: MDLQNYSLVSEFVLHGLCNSQHLQNLFFIFFSGIYVALVLGNLIIVVTVISDPRLYSFPMYFLLGNLSFLDIWLASFATPKMIRDFLSDRKLISFGGCMAQIFFLHFVGGAEMVLLVTMAYDRYVAICKPLHYMTMMNLQTCIRLVSVSWAIGFVPSISQVAFTVNLPYCGPNEVDSFFCDLPLVIKLACVDTYVLGVLMISDSGLLSMSCFLLLLISYTVILITVQQQAAGGVSKALSTCSAHIMVVTLFFGPCIFIYVWPFSWFSVDKVLSVFYTIFTPLLNPLIYTLRNKDMKIAMKRLRNQHVTFH; this comes from the coding sequence ATGGACCTGCAAAATTATTCCTTGGTGTCAGAATTTGTATTACATGGACTCTGCAATTCACaacatctccaaaatttattctttattttcttctctgggaTCTATGTGGCTCTTGTGCTGGGTAACCTCATCATTGTGGTCACTGTGATTTCTGACCCCCGCTTGTACTCCTTCCCGATGTACTTCCTGCTGGGAAATCTCTCTTTCCTGGACATATGGCTTGCCTCATTTGCCACCCCCAAGATGATCAGGGACTTCCTTAGTGATCGAAAACTCATCTCCTTTGGAGGATGTATGGCCCAAATCTTTTTCTTGCACTTTGTTGGCGGGGCTGAGATGGTACTTCTTGTTACCATGGCATATGACAGATATGTGGCCATATGCAAACCTTTGCATTACATGACCATGATGAACCTGCAGACTTGTATCAGGCTGGTATCAGTTTCATGGGCCATTGGATTTGTGCCCTCCATCAGTCAAGTAGCTTTTACTGTAAATTTACCTTACTGTGGCCCCAATGAAGTGGACagcttcttctgtgaccttcctCTTGTGATCAAGCTGGCCTGTGTGGACACCTATGTCTTGGGTGTACTTATGATCTCAGACAGTGGGTTGCTGTCAATGAGCTGTTTTCTGCTCCTCCTGATCTCCTACACTGTTATCCTCATCACTGTCCAACAGCAGGCTGCTGGCGGGGTATCCAAAGCACTCTCAACCTGCTCTGCACATATCATGGTAGTCACGCTCTTCTTTgggccctgcattttcatttatgtGTGGCCTTTTAGTTGGTTCTCTGTGGACAAGGTCCTCTCTGTGTTTTACACAATTTTTACTCCACTCTTGAACCCCCTTATCTACACACTGAGAAATAAGGACATGAAAATAGCTATGAAGAGACTGAGAAACCAACATGTGACTTTTCACTGA